TGGGCAGAAGCTGTTTTGTAAAATGTCTGAAATCATCTTTCAGGAATGATTCTGATAGTTTTTCCTGAATAGTCCTCGTGATTTCCCAATTTACAGGTGAACCTTTGGAATTGTCATTGAAAAAGTATATCTCCTTTATAATTTCTGCATAAATCGAAGGTCCTTTATCTGTAGAAATTTCCCGTATTATATGCACAATATTACCTTTGAGGGAGAGGTCATCATACTTTACATTCTTCATAGTACCAAGAGGGATATGAACAACAAACCACTGAGTAGCATAGGCAACAGGGTCCTCCACTTCCAAAAAGAAACGTTCGTAAAAACATAACAGAGTACTGTATTCTCCTGGTGTATTCTCAACCTTGTTACTCCCTCTTTCTACTCTCAAGTTGGAATATCTTCCAGAAGGATAAAGTATCTCCCTATAGCTTTCTTTAAAGATTGTCAATTCCTTTATTGAATTCATTCTTGGAAGAAAAACAAAGGTTTTACCTCTTGGAAATGTCCTGTATACCAGACCATTATCAGCCCAGACAAGAATCCCGATGAGATAGCACTTAGGACAGAAATTGGAAAAATATTCTTTGAATGAGTATAACTCCCCATCCTTATAGGAGCGTACTCCACTGAGGCTTTTAATTTTGGTGACAAAAGGATATGATGCCTGCTGGAGTTTTTTATAGGGCCTGGAAAAACTCTCTCCACAAAGTATGCAGGTATCGGAACCTTCACTCTGTATTAAATCCATAATATTACTAATTGCTCTGGAGGCTTTATCTTTAGAATATATCTCCTCTTTGAAAGCAACAATTCCCTCCACCTTTTTTCCTTCCTGGATAAGTATAAAATCCTTCTTTATTTCCTTTTCCTCTCCTGTCTTCTTGTCTTTACTCCAGACTACAAGATTTTGACGGATATTCTTTATAACATTTCCAAGCTGGTCAGGAAATCTATCATTGCCAGCGTTCAGTATTTTCAAACCATAATTTCCGATTGTAAGGTCAATTCCAAGGTCATCTTTATTTTCATTTAATATTTTATAGAAATATTCCAGACCATTATCAAGCCAGGGGTCATTGTTAAAGCTGAATTTGATGACTCCATCATCTTCCTCTCCAACCGCAACACTATTTTTCATTTGAGGTATCCACAACACCCCCTATATTTCCATGTTCCCCTATCAAACCTGGTAATACTTAAAACTTTTGTAACCCCACCGGAAAAGTGATATGAAAGGTATTATTCAAATCTGAAAATCGTAAATTTATATATTTTGCTTTGTAAAAACCTTTAGAATATATGCGAAGGATTACATTGACAGAAAAGCGGTTTCGTGCTTTTATCGAGTTTTCCAGAGAACTCCTTGAAAATGAAAAAGGTTCTTTTTTACCTGACCTCCACCATTCCAAAGCCCATGGAATTTTTCTCTCCAAAACCTGCCTCATAGCCTATCTCCAGAAGCTCCTTAGAGCCTGAAACAGAAAAATCCATCATATAAGCCCTGTGGAAAGTGCCCTTGATTTCAATGCGGCGCTGTTTTGTATAGCTGGGAGGATGGATTTCAACCTCCGTATTGGAAGGTGGTTTGTCATAGAAAAGCTCATACTTCTTCATAAGATTCCTTCTAAGATTCTCGTAAAATTTGGCCTCGGAAGGATTCAAATCCCAGGGTTTCAGACCACATGGTATTTTTATCATGGTGCTAACATTTATGGGCGAGAGGGTGCGGAGCTTCACGGGCATGTGATTAAATTCAGGAGTTTTGAGTACTTCCATTCTCTCCAGATGGAACCTCTCCGAGCCTATCTGTAGCACCCCATTATCCAGCAAACCCTCCACAGCCGCCTTAAGTACCTCGTGCCTCGGGGAGGAGAGCAGAAAGTACCCGCCCATATCGAAAACAAGCCCATCCTTCACAGCTCTCCCACCCTTGAGGTCAGAGAAGGTGAAGTGTTTGATGTTCTTTGATTTGTGGACAGAATATGCAAGTTCCAGGTCAGCCTCTCTGAAGGCTCTGTACAGAACACCCGCAAGGTAATGGTTGTAGTTGAAGGGAACAAACCCCCTGCCGCCAAAAGAAATCTTTATCCTCATTTTTACCTCTCCATTAAAGTGAACTACCCACGACTAAATTCGTTGGCTTCCTGAGTCATCGGTGGAACTTGTGCTAGACCTCGAACAGGCATCAAATCGGTGTATCCCAACCCTACTTTTATCATTCCTCTATGTAATATATTTATGGCAGCATTAACATGTCTATCAAGAA
The sequence above is a segment of the archaeon BMS3Bbin15 genome. Coding sequences within it:
- a CDS encoding CRISPR associated protein Cas6, with amino-acid sequence MRIKISFGGRGFVPFNYNHYLAGVLYRAFREADLELAYSVHKSKNIKHFTFSDLKGGRAVKDGLVFDMGGYFLLSSPRHEVLKAAVEGLLDNGVLQIGSERFHLERMEVLKTPEFNHMPVKLRTLSPINVSTMIKIPCGLKPWDLNPSEAKFYENLRRNLMKKYELFYDKPPSNTEVEIHPPSYTKQRRIEIKGTFHRAYMMDFSVSGSKELLEIGYEAGFGEKNSMGFGMVEVR